The stretch of DNA GGTAGATTCTCTCGAAATCTACCCAGCAAGCATTCATCAATCCGTCAGGTAGTCCTTGTTTGCTTAGTGATTTTCGTTTTAATTGTCTTGTCATTGTAGGCCTAATTGggatttaaaatgtttttattattcatttctcATGAATGTGGTACCAACTTAAGAGAACCACCGAGATTTGTCTACCGTATGCGGACAATATTTTCTTTAGTCACTACCATTTCAAATGGAGGAGGGGGTGGGGGGGAATCCTCTGCATTTTTTTCTTGTTAATTGTGAtgttttataacttaaattaagGAAATATTTTACATTAGATTTCATATATTGCTTTGTTAATAATGAACTGAAGCAGGCAGAAGTGAACACATGCAAGCAGTCCCATTGTATTTTGATCCTAGGAGTAATGAAAAAATAACACCATTTTGACATTAATCcttaacaatcataatatcacaAAGATAGCAACAATGTTTGTAAGAAAAGGATTGGCATTCACTAGCAATTAGTAAAAGTATGATTAaaacatcaattttacttgttcttttgtcattattttGATTAGTCGTAGTGTGTCACAGTTTCCTGAGGGTCTATTCATTTGTTGATACTTTCTCCTATCTTCGTTTTGACCGACCTTTGTACAGACTAACACTTAAGTTGATACAACGTTTTGTTTCCTTGAATTAGGTTATCAATTGTATATGGAAGCATCCAAATGCACCCGTGGTGTATCTAACATGTGACCTTCTGGGTCAGGAAGAGATTCTGACCAGCGTGTCCCTAACCTTTGGGTCCAAGATTTATGTTGATAAGGCAAACAATGCTGATTATTTCCAATCACTGTCTATCATAGCTCCTAAAATCCTTTCGGAAGATCCAACTTCTCGTTTCCGGGTGTTGGATGGTTTCCCTAAACTATCTGAACGAGCAACAATAATGTTTGCTGAGGCCCAAGCTAATTTTCAGCATGAGCCCGTCATTATACAACCTTCAGCAATGTGGTATGTATGCGAGGAAGAGCGTTTAGAAATGGATAGTCGAAGGAAGATAAGATTTAATGAAGCAATAAAGGATCAGTTTGGTATTTGGCATGTCTGTTATTCTATGCACTCATCAAGGGAAGAGCTAGAGTGGGCTTTGAAACTTCTTGCTCCTAAAAGAGTTGTATCTACAACCCCCAGCTGTCGAGCAATGGAGTTGGATTATGTTAGGAAGCACTGTTTCGATTCCTACATAAATTCTGATGATTCTCTTTGGAAGCTTCTGGACATTGACATGGAACCCTGTCCACAAGTAAATTCACCTGTCAAAACTGTAGCTTGTTCTCCCATGGTTGAAGTATCCACCCTAACTTGTGTAGAATCTGAACTGCGGCCTATTAATGTATCATCTTGCAAAAAAAGGCTCTTGAGTTTGTCTCCTCCAAGCAAAAGGCCACCTGTAACACTTTTTGGTCGGGCAAGGCTTAGCCTCCATGATCCTGATTTTCCACCTGAGGAAAAATGCATATCTACAAGAGACAACCCTCTTTGTGTTGTCAATGAAATGAAGCAACTAGTTATAATCCATAACACCAATGAAGATTCTGAGAATAGATTGCAAAATGAGCTGATGGCAGAAGGCTCTGCACTGCAATGTAAGAAGTTGGTGACTACGGAAACTGTCGAGGAAAGATTAGAGAACAAGCTAGAGGCAGTTCAGACTGTTATGCAAAGTGAGGAGATGAGATGGGATACTTACCACGAGTACAGATATGAAAACAAACAGGCTGATGAGATTACAATGCAATGTGAGAATCTGATAAGGAAGGAAACTAACAAGGGTTCTTACTCTATCGGATATTCAAAGGGCTACAGTGACAACTTCCGAAAGTTGTACCGGTCAATGAATGCACCTGTGCCTAAGCCTCTTCCCTCTTTAGTGGAGCTAAGGAATACCATCAAACGGTCCAGGGGAAATTAATTTGTTCTGTTATGTCCTATGAAAGACACAACACTACTGACTTTCAGACCAAAGTTAATGCTTGGCTGGTGAAAATATTTGTTACTTGCAGAATGATACCGGGACCCATCACTGCCCAAAGTAACATACCAGTTATTCGTGCACCGCAGGTTGGAGCCAACTGTGTTTTAGATGAATCCGGGCAAGGTACCATGGGGTCACCATTAGTGTTGTACAGATATTCTTTCTCTTCAGAATAAAAGGGTGTATTATTTGTGATTATACACTTAAAATCTTATActacaagaaataaaaacaaGGGGTGGGGGAaaccattaatttttttgtttaatttcatcTCTTCATCACAAGAAAGCTATTTCTATTTCAATTGATATACTATTTGACTATCATGGACTATCAATTGGGCGAATCAGCATTATTTCCGTGCGGAATAAACAAGAACCATAGTAGCATCAATGCATCATGATAACTTGGTGAGAATTCTGGAACTGTGTCATATTCTTTAGCAATGGGCATATCAACCAAAGAGAGAGCTCTCCATCAAGCATCAGCCATCCCGTAAGTTCCTTCTTCAACTTGTCTCCcctgttaaaaaatatatttgaaacatGTAAGCTTAGCATTGTTGGTTAGTACTAATATGTCCAAATTGGAGCAAAGCTTGCTGAAGGTGGGAAGTTTATGATTTGCCAATGCTTCAGTCGATGTCAATAGCTGCGGTACCATGACCAGTCATCCAGTGACCAAAAATCCGCTTGGCTAATACAGTATTTGTAACTCATGGTGAGTCTGAACCAAATGATACCATGGAAATGGAAAATGAATGGTATATTGGGATCATTTTAATCCCACCTTTGAGGACAGTTTCACAATCTCTCATAGTTGAGCTTCTCTGTCTGAAAGCAAGAACAGGAACACGCTACCATGGTTGCTATAAATGCttctaattaaaacaaaaaatgggAAGCAATTTGCCCAGTTTTGTTATTTGCGACTATCAATAGCAATAAAACATGATCTGGGCTGAACTTTGCTCAGCTCATTAGGAACAAACAAGGTATCAAAGCTTATGGGAAGAAGAATTTTCTATGGTTTTAAGCAGATTTTATGTATCTATTTCTTGTTTAAAGAATTAAACAGATTTCAATTGTCAAAATTGGAAAAAACTCGTAACCAATTAGCCTTCAAAAAATTGATGTTTGAGaaatttaactaatactaaacaataagttgaagaaagaaaatttagtattgggagtcaaaaattatattaatttatgaataaattatttgataaattattattctaaaatttattttgattttcacgCGTCTAATACAATGTTAAATCTTTTCATCTatcattgtttttttatttatcgtATCAAATTCAACTAAACTATCAACgccatttaaaaaattaatataatcttTGATAAGTTTTCACTTTTCAGTTCTTTAGATTTTGCTTTTTCTTTAATAATCATTATTAATCCCAAATTTCAAAGGAAAAATAAGATTGAAATAGATTAAAAAGTATTAGAGTCACACATGTGGCGTCCTGAATGAAGCTAACCAATTGCATCATAGAACCAAGCATGAAGTCTTACATAGAACACAATCACCTaaagcaaaagaagaagaaagacaaTGGCAGCAAAAGCACCCAACATTATTCTATCATTTAACACCAACTCCTTCGACCAGAGCTACTGTACCAACCGCCCGATAAATACATTACTGgaaaaacttaatatttttctatagtaaaataaaattttaattcattaaattataataaatatattacctATGATTTagcaattttaaatttcattttattatacaGTATTGAGAGCCAAATGAGTTTTTGAATGGATAAGTCCTGAGTAACTCTGTTCAAAAACTCAAGGAATAAGTGAAAATAAGTTTTCCATTGAACTATTGTTGTTCTTGATTAAATTTGGTTTGAATTCTCATCGTAGGAGCTTGGTTTTGCACCCAAGGATGCAGAAATCAATAGAAAACTTGCCTTTTagtttttgaattaaaatttcaaacaaataAGCTTTGTATTAAGAcaataatcaataatttaataataataaaaaagagtgAACAAAATTAAGGAGCACAACGCAATTAAAACCAAAAACACCCAATCATATTTAAAGCCATGGCAATTAAATAAGTTCAATCCATTTTTGCATCATAGGACGAAGCACAAAGTCTTACGTAAAACCTAGTTACGAACcaccaaaagcaaaaaaaaaaaaaaaattgtagcaGCAAGCACCCAACTATATTCCAAAGACCTTCAAACTCCTCCGACCGGAGCTACTGTACCACCCGCCCGAGTGATCTGCAGATAAAtacattgaaaaaaatatttttttataataaaataaatttaatttgattaaatta from Gossypium hirsutum isolate 1008001.06 chromosome D04, Gossypium_hirsutum_v2.1, whole genome shotgun sequence encodes:
- the LOC107959478 gene encoding uncharacterized protein isoform X1; translation: MPIEMPKGLPFSVDTFSPSSKRKRHHFLTHAHKDHTSGISSHFSYPIYSTHLTKSLVLLHYPQLDDSLFVGIEVGESIVINDPDEEFQVTAFDSNHCPGAVMFLFEGSFGNILHTGDCRLTPECLQNLPEKYIGRKGKEPQCCFDYVFLDCTFGRFSRNLPSKHSSIRQVINCIWKHPNAPVVYLTCDLLGQEEILTSVSLTFGSKIYVDKANNADYFQSLSIIAPKILSEDPTSRFRVLDGFPKLSERATIMFAEAQANFQHEPVIIQPSAMWYVCEEERLEMDSRRKIRFNEAIKDQFGIWHVCYSMHSSREELEWALKLLAPKRVVSTTPSCRAMELDYVRKHCFDSYINSDDSLWKLLDIDMEPCPQVNSPVKTVACSPMVEVSTLTCVESELRPINVSSCKKRLLSLSPPSKRPPVTLFGRARLSLHDPDFPPEEKCISTRDNPLCVVNEMKQLVIIHNTNEDSENRLQNELMAEGSALQCKKLVTTETVEERLENKLEAVQTVMQSEEMRWDTYHEYRYENKQADEITMQCENLIRKETNKGSYSIGYSKGYSDNFRKLYRSMNAPVPKPLPSLVELRNTIKRSRGN
- the LOC107959478 gene encoding uncharacterized protein isoform X2 is translated as MFLFEGSFGNILHTGDCRLTPECLQNLPEKYIGRKGKEPQCCFDYVFLDCTFGRFSRNLPSKHSSIRQVINCIWKHPNAPVVYLTCDLLGQEEILTSVSLTFGSKIYVDKANNADYFQSLSIIAPKILSEDPTSRFRVLDGFPKLSERATIMFAEAQANFQHEPVIIQPSAMWYVCEEERLEMDSRRKIRFNEAIKDQFGIWHVCYSMHSSREELEWALKLLAPKRVVSTTPSCRAMELDYVRKHCFDSYINSDDSLWKLLDIDMEPCPQVNSPVKTVACSPMVEVSTLTCVESELRPINVSSCKKRLLSLSPPSKRPPVTLFGRARLSLHDPDFPPEEKCISTRDNPLCVVNEMKQLVIIHNTNEDSENRLQNELMAEGSALQCKKLVTTETVEERLENKLEAVQTVMQSEEMRWDTYHEYRYENKQADEITMQCENLIRKETNKGSYSIGYSKGYSDNFRKLYRSMNAPVPKPLPSLVELRNTIKRSRGN